A segment of the Fusobacterium varium genome:
AATATTTGAAACTGACAAACCTGTAAAAGTTGGTGACTTTGTACAAGTTTCAATTAGACCTGAAAAGATAAAACTTTCTAAAACTTTACCTAAAAAACCTCATGAAAACTATAATATTTTAAAAGTTTATGTAGATGAGGTTATCTATTCTGGATTCCAAAGTAAATACTTTGTTTGGTTAAATGGAGATAAAAACATTCCATTTAAAGTTTTTAAACAACATGCTGTTTACTTTGATGATAATGATGAAGGAGCTATTTGGTGGGATGAAGATGCTTATATATCTTGGGATGCTGATGATAGCTTTGTAGTAGAGGTGAAAGGAATTGAAAAAAGATAAACTTGGAAGATTATATACATTGCCAATAACTCTTTGGCTACTACTATTTTTTCTTATTCCTATGCTAATTGTAATGGGATATGCTTTCCTTAAAAAAGGAACTTATGGTGGAGTAGAGATGGTATTTTCTTTAGCTAGTTTCTCTGTTTTCACTGATAAGATATTTATTGCTATTTTAATGAAAACAATCTATATATCTGTTCTAGTTACTATATTTACTGTATTTTTATCTGTACCTACAGCATATTATATAGCTAGATCAAAATATAAAAAGGAGCTTTTATTTCTTGTAATAGTTCCCTTTTGGACAAACTTCTTAATTAGAATATATGCTTGGATAGCAGTTTTAGGAAACAATGGATTCTTAAACTCTATTCTTTTAAGATTTGGTATAATTGATGAACCTTTACAATTTTTATATAATACAAGTGCTGTAGTACTTATTTCAGTATATACAAGCTTACCATTTGCTATTTTACCTCTATATGCAGTTATTGAAAAATTTGATTTTTCTCTTATTGAAGCTGCTAGAGATTTAGGAGCTACAAATGGACAAGCATTCTTCAAAGTCTTTATTCCTAATATTAAACCTGGAATAATAACTGCTGTACTATTTACTTTTATCCCTAACTTAGGTTCATATGCTGTGCCTAAATTAGTTGGTGGAACTCAAGCAACAATGCTTGGAAATATTATTGCTCAACATTTAACTGTAACTAGAAACTGGCCATTGGCTTCAACTATTTCAGGAGCTCTAATACTTGTCACTTCTATTGCCATTGTTATCTTTATGAAGATTAGCAATAGAAAAATTAAAATTACTGATGAAAAGGGAGCTGATGACAATGAATAAAAGAAGAACTTCATTATTTTTCTTTTTGCTTTCTATGCTGTTTTTCTATATTCCTTTAGTTATATTGATTGTTTACTCATTTAATGATGGTAAATCTATGGTATGGAAAGAGTTTTCATTTAGATGGTATAAAGATCTATTTATGTATTCAGATAATATTTGGAAAGCATTTAGGTTTAGTATTCTAATAGCTCTTTTATCTGGTGTTATCTCAACTTTAATAGGTACATTGGGAGCTATCGGACTTCAATGGTATGATTTTAAAGGAAAGAAAGCTTTACAAGTTCTTACTTATGTTCCTTTAGTTATACCTGAAATTATCTTAGGGGTTTCTCTACTTATACTTTTTGCAACTATTAAATTTGAGCTTGGACTTACAACAATATTTATTGCTCATACAACTTTTAATATTCCTTTTGTGTTGTTTATTATTCTTTCAAGGCTTGAGGAATTTGATTACTCAATTGTTGAAGCTGCCTATGACTTAGGAGCAACAGAGATGCAAACTCTTTTAAAAGTTGTAATACCTGCTATTTTACCAGGAATTATATCAGGATTTTTAATAGCTGTAACTCTATCATTTGATGATTTTGTTACAACATTCTTTGTAGCTGGACCAGGGTCTTCTACTCTTCCACTACGTATTTATTCTATGATTAGACTAGGGGTTTCGCCAGTAGTTAATGCTCTATCAGTATTACTTATTGGAATATCAATTATTTTAACTCTTTCAACTAAGAGTTTACAGAAATATCTAATCAAATAATTATCTTGTAATTTGTATTATAAGTATAGTATAATGGTATTAAACTAAATTGATAACATTCTAGATGGGAGGATAAATAACCTATGAAAAAACTGATAAAACTTTTATTAATAGTAGCTATTCTTATTACTACTGTTTCATGTTCTAGTTTAAGAAAGATGCTAGGAGCTCAAAATGTTGCTAAATACAATGATATTAGAGCTACATTTGTAACAACACAAGGAGAGATCAACTTTTATCTATATCCAGAGGCTGCTCCTGTAACAGTTGCTAACTTTATCAACTTAGCTCAAAGAGGATATTATGACAACACAAAAATACATCGTGCTGTAGAAAACTTTGTTGTTCAAGGAGGAGATCCTACAGGTACTGGTACTGGAGGACCTGGTTACTTTGTTCCTGATGAGATTACTAACTGGTTAGATTTCTTCCAACAAGGAATGCTTGCAATGGCTAATGCTGGACCTGGAACAAATGGTTCACAATTCTTT
Coding sequences within it:
- a CDS encoding ABC transporter permease, which encodes MKKDKLGRLYTLPITLWLLLFFLIPMLIVMGYAFLKKGTYGGVEMVFSLASFSVFTDKIFIAILMKTIYISVLVTIFTVFLSVPTAYYIARSKYKKELLFLVIVPFWTNFLIRIYAWIAVLGNNGFLNSILLRFGIIDEPLQFLYNTSAVVLISVYTSLPFAILPLYAVIEKFDFSLIEAARDLGATNGQAFFKVFIPNIKPGIITAVLFTFIPNLGSYAVPKLVGGTQATMLGNIIAQHLTVTRNWPLASTISGALILVTSIAIVIFMKISNRKIKITDEKGADDNE
- a CDS encoding ABC transporter permease yields the protein MKRELMTMNKRRTSLFFFLLSMLFFYIPLVILIVYSFNDGKSMVWKEFSFRWYKDLFMYSDNIWKAFRFSILIALLSGVISTLIGTLGAIGLQWYDFKGKKALQVLTYVPLVIPEIILGVSLLILFATIKFELGLTTIFIAHTTFNIPFVLFIILSRLEEFDYSIVEAAYDLGATEMQTLLKVVIPAILPGIISGFLIAVTLSFDDFVTTFFVAGPGSSTLPLRIYSMIRLGVSPVVNALSVLLIGISIILTLSTKSLQKYLIK
- a CDS encoding peptidylprolyl isomerase, whose protein sequence is MKKLIKLLLIVAILITTVSCSSLRKMLGAQNVAKYNDIRATFVTTQGEINFYLYPEAAPVTVANFINLAQRGYYDNTKIHRAVENFVVQGGDPTGTGTGGPGYFVPDEITNWLDFFQQGMLAMANAGPGTNGSQFFMTLYPAEFLNGQYTIFGEYISDSDFEKIRKMEIGDVIKEIKFSGDIDLILSLNKDQVDQWNAILDKEYPNLRKYPVKDISEYGDAVLKYREELTNIYTRKNQETEEEKEYFMPRFIRATERKIKELRAED